From Planctomycetota bacterium:
CGAAACGCGCTTGACCCTCTCGACACTCCCCGAACTGGACACCACGACCCTCGGCGGCCGCCTGAAGAAGGCGCGCCTCGAGGCCGGCCTCCGGCAACAAGACGTAGCTCGCTCCCTCGGCGTCCACCTCCAGTGCATCAGCAACTGGGAGAACGGGCGCAGCCGACCCCGCCGGCTGAGCATTGAGGAGATTGAGGGCGCCATCGCGACCCACCGGCCTGAGAAGGCCTATGCCCCCTCACGCGCGCGACTCTCGCCGCGCTTGCGGTTCCCCACGCCTTGACAGCCCCCGCGAATCCGCTGTATCATCCCCCGGCCCCAATCATTGTGGGCGGGGCGTCTCTGCCCCGCGTTCGCGCAAGCCAGGCAAGGAATCGCCATGCTCGCCAAGGTCAAGTCCCTCGGCGTCCTGGGCATTGAAGCCTACCCGATAGAGGTAGAGTGCAACGTCGCTCGCGGCCTGCGCTACCTCGCCATCGTCGGCCTCCCCGACACCGCGGTCAAGGAATCCGCCGAGCGCGTCCAGGCCGCCGTCACCAACCGCCAGTACCGCTGGCCCCTCGGCCACATCACGATTAACCTCGCCCCCGCCGACACCCGCAAGGAGGGCCCCGCCTACGACCTGCCCATCGCCGTCGGCCTCCTCGCCGCCGACGAGCAGATTGATGCTCACCGCCTCGCCGACGTCGCAATGGTTGGTGAGCTGGCCCTTGATGGTGCGGTTCGCCCGGTCAAGGGCGTGCTGCCAATGGCCATCAGCGCCCGGGATGCCGGCGTCGGCGGATTCGTCGTCCCCGAGGCCAATGCTGCCGAGGCTGCCGTCGTGGACGGCCTCAAGGTCTACCCCGTGCGCACTCTGGACGACGCCCTGGGCCTCGTCACCGACCGCGCGATCCTTGAGCCGAAGACGGTGGACATCGCCTCCGTCCTCGCCCAGACGGCCCGCTACGACGTGGACTTCGCCGACGTGAAGGGCCAGGAGCACGCGAAGCGGGCGCTGACTGTGGCGGCTGCGGGCCACCACAACGTCCTGATGATCGGCCCGCCGGGGAGCGGCAAGACCATGCTGGCCAAACGCCTGCCGACCATCCTGCCGCCCCTGACGCTTGAGGAGGCTCTCGAGGTCACGAAGATACACAGCGTGGCTGGCGAGTTGCCATCGGGGCAGGCGCTTGTGGCCACGCGCCCCTTCCGCGACCCGCATCACACCGCGAGCACGCCGGCGCTCGTCGGCGGCGGCTCGTATCCGAGGCCCGGCGAGGTCAGCCTCGCACACAAAGGGGTCCTGTTCCTCGACGAACTGCCCGAGTTCAACCGAGCGACCCTTGAGACGCTGCGCCAGCCGATTGAGAACGGCACGATCACCATCTCGCGTGCCCTGATGAGCGTCAAGTTCCCCGCAGAGGTCCTCGTGACGGCTAGCCTCAATCCGTGCCCGTGCGGGAACCGTGGCGATCCAGCGAGGGAGTGCCGCTGCACGGTGGGGCAGATTCGCAGCTACATGTCGCGGGTGAGCGGCCCGCTGCTTGACCGCATTGACATCCACATTGAGGTGCCGCGCGTGGCCTACCGCGAGCTCCGCGACCGCCGCCCAGGGGCAAGCAGCGCCGAGATGCGGGAGCAGGTCATCGCCGCCCGCGAGCGCCAGCGGCATCGCTTCGCCGGCGACCACATCTCAACCAACGCCCGAATGACCAACCGCCACATCCACAGGCACTGCCAACTAGACGCGGAGACGGAGTCACTTCTTGAGCAGGCGATGGCCCAGCACGCCTTCAGTGCGCGGAGCTACACCCGCATCCTCAAGGTCGCCCGCACCATCGCCGACCTCGCGGGGGAGGACCGCATCCGCCTGGAACACGTCTCCGAGGCCATCCAGTACCGCAGCACAGAGCGGCACTACTGGCGATAGGTTCCAAAGTTCCCCGATAGCGCAAGTGCTTCAATGGGGCTTCGCCTTGGGAGGCGTGGAGGCGGTGGCTCTTCGGGTCTGGCGATGTTGCCCGGACTGGTCGGTGAAGGGTGTGGGCATGTCTGCCGCTCGCGGATGTGGCAGCTTCTCGGGAGGGCTGTGCCGACTGGCTGGCGGGTGTAGCCTGTCCATTTCCTGCCCCAGCTCGATCTGGATGTCCTCGCCCGGGCACACATCGAGGGGGATCACCGTGTGCCTGCGCTTCCCGAAGGAAGCGTAGGAGAACTTGACACCGGTCGTCACACGGGATACTTATAGGCAGGGCGGTGCGCACTTCGCCCGTCCACCTGCCGCGCTTTTCAGCCGCCGTTCAGGCCGAAGCCCGCGCTACAAACCAGGTTGCCCTCAGAGGTCTATGCCCGGGTCCCCAGCCGAGCTGGCCGAAGTGTGACGAGCAGGCGAAGGAGAAGCCTCGCATGAAACGCAGTGCCCGCGAACTGCGCCGTCTCGGGACGAAGGCTGCGCGGGCCGTGGAGGCGCTGGAGCGGCGCTTTGGGGTGCCTGCGTGGGACGGCCCGGAGCCGCCGCTCGATGCCCTGGTGCGCACGGTGCTGTCGCAGAGCACGAGCGATGTGAACTCGGGTCGCGCCTTCGAGACGCTCAAGGCGAGGTTCCCGACGTGGGCAGAGGCATATGAGGCCGGGCCGGCGGGCATCGAGCGCGCGATCCGGTGCGGCGGGCTCGCGCGCCAGAAGAGTGTGCGCATCCACAAGCTGCTCGGCTGGGTGCGCCAGCGATTCGGCGCTTTCGACCTCGCGGCGGTCGGCGAGATGCCCACGGAGGCGGTCTTCGAGATGCTCCTGCCGCTGGAAGGCATCGGCGTGAAGACGATCGCCGTGATGCTGATGTTCGCGTGCGGGCGCGACTGCTTCGCGGTAGACACCCACGTGCATCGCATCGCACGGCGGGTGGGTCTGGTGCCGGGCACGGCGAGTGCCGAGAGGACGTTTCACCTGATGAGGGCGTTGGTGCCGGCGGGCAAGGCGCTGTCGTTCCACCTGAACCTGCTCGCGCTGGGGCGCACGCTGTGCCGCCCCACGGGGCCACGGTGCACCGAGTGCCCGTTGCGCCCGCTGTGCGACTATGCGGCTCAGAGGCGCTCGCGGCGCGAACGAGCGACGTAGAAGGCGACGTCGGCCACGAAGAGCACGAGCGCCGCGGCCAGGAACAGCCAGTCAATCTCCAGGCGCCCGAGGGCCTCGCGGGGGGCGATCGTGCGCAGGGCGTCGAGGCTGGGGAGCAGTTCGCCGCGGCCGGCCCGCGCGATGGCCTCCAGCGAGGCGTGATTGGGGCCGAAGGTCTCCCACTCCCGTGCATAGTTCCTGGCGGCGTCTATGGTGAGGCGGTGGCCCGCTCCCTTCTCGATGATGGCGGCGCGGTACACCCCCTGGAGCGGCGCGTCGAACGCCGCCTGGTACTCGCCCGGGGCCGTTTGGGGAAGTGAGAGGTCCCGCGCTGGAATGGCCGGACCCGAGATGCGCGCGACGAGGTCGAGACCGTTGAGAAAGCGGCCCTCGCGCTCCGCGCGCACTGTGAGGACCATCTGCTCGCCGCGCTCGGCCAGGTCGGCCTCGAAGCCAGGGCTGCGGGCGGGCCGCGCGGCCCAGCGCACCGCCTGTTGGAGCATCGGGGCGGGGCCGGCGGCGCCCCACAGGGGGGCGTCCCAGTCGGTGCCGACCGTGGAGGTGAAGGCCACGGCCCGGCCCAGGCCGAACTGCCAGCGCGCCAGGACCGGGTCGGGGGGGTCCGCCGCGGCCCACTCCACGGCGGCTGCCGGCTTGGCCACGGTGCGGAGGTAGCCGGCGAGGATGCCGGGGGGAACTCCGCTCGCTATCTCGAGCGCGGCCGCGGCGCGGACGGGGAATGCTCCCTTGCGGATGAGGGGGCCCGTGGCGGCCTTGCGCAACTCATCGAGAAAGGCGGAGGGGAGATCCGCCGGATTCTCGATAAGCTGGAAGCTGGCTCCGGCGAGTTCGCGCAGGAGGGCCGCCGCCTTTTCATCGTGCCCGGTCATCAGCGCGGAGAGGGTCACGCCCGCGGCCGCAAGACGGCCCTTGAGCTCGGAGGTGCGGATGCCGGCTGCCTGGTCGTCGGTCACCTCGCCGTCGGAGGCCAGGATCACGTGGCGCACCTGCGCCGGCACTCGGGCGAGGAGGGCGAGCGAGCGCTCCAGCGCGGCCCGCAGTTCGGTGGGGCCGTGCGGCCGCACCCCGTCCAGCAGGCGCGCGAGGGCGTCTGCACGAGGCGGGGGGCCCAGGGGCACGATCACCGCGGGCTCGTGCGAGAAGGCGAGCAGGCCGAAGAGGTCCGAGTCGCCCAGGCGGCCCAGGCAACGCAAGGCGGCCTCCCGGGCGTATGCGATCTTCTGCCTGCCTGCCACCGCATCGGCCATGCTGCCCGAGGCGTCGAGAGCGACCAGGAGCGCGATCCTCTGGGGGGGCGAGGAGAGGACCGGCAGCGCCTGCTCGATGGCGGTCCCCGTGTAGCCGCCCGGCCCGAAGCTGGACGGGCCGCCCAGAGCCACGAGGCCGGCGCCGGTGTCGCGGACCCAGTCGCGGAGGGCGTCCTGGATCGGGGCGGGCACCTGGTCCGCCCCCACGCCATCGAGCACGAGGCAGTCGGCGCCGGTGAGGAGGACGGGCAGTTGGTCAAGCCGCTCCGGAGCGACAGGCGCGAGGTCCAGCCCAGGCGTCGCGGCCAGGAGGCGCGCAACGGCGTTGTTGGCAGGCGCCAGATGGAGAACGCGCACGGCGCCCTCGGCCCGCACAATGCCTTCGGCCGCGTTGTTCTCGTCGCAGCGGTCAACCACCGCGAGCCTGGCCGTGTAGATGCACGTGCCAGGGGCATCGAGGCGATCCTGCACGACCGTCCTGCGCGGCACCCCGGGCTCGAGGGTGATGCGGCGTGGCGGGCCCATCGGCGCGCCCTGACGGGAGAGCGCCAGCGTGGCCTCGAGCGGCGCCGTGGCCACAGCCTCGACCTCGATGGAGAAGGGCTCGCCGACACGGACGCGAGTAGGGACCCGCAGGAGCGAGAGACGCGCGTCGCGCACGTTGCTGGGGCCGAGGGGGACCGCGAAGACCCGCGCCCGACGTTCCGCCGCGAGGGCGGCCTCCAGGGGGGCGTCGCCCGAGGTCGCCTGGCCGTCGGTCAGGAGCACGATCTGGGAGTCGAAGGCCGGGTCCGCGAGCTGTTGGGAGGCCGCGCGGATGGCGGCAGCGATGTCGGTGGCGTCGTGCCGTGGGAGGCTGGCCGGAAGAGACAGTCGTGGCGGCAGGAGGGCCCGGGGGGTCGGCGGCACGACGACAAGCGTCGAGGCCGCGAATGCGAGGAAGCCGACCACGTCGCCGCGCCGCAAGTCGCCCATGCTGCGACGGACGGTGTCGAGCGCCCTCGGCGTGTCGAGGAACACGCTGCCCGAGGTGTCGAGCGCATACAGCCGCGCGACGCGATAGACGGCCGTGGACCACTGCGGCCGGGCCAGGGCCGTAACAAGGCACAGCACCGTGGCGCAGGTGAACACGGTGCCCAGGCGGCGACGCCAGAGGGCCATCGCTGCCACGGCCAGAGGAATCAGCCCAAGAACCATCGGGTATGCGAAGTGCAAGCGGTTCATTGCCGGGGATTATAGGGCCAGCGGATGGGGCAGTCAAGCCACTTGACAGCCGGGCCGCGGCTGACTAGGGTTGAATGGATTGCTGCTGGCCGCTTTGTGCGAAGGGACCCCGACATGCGAGCGATGCTGCTGGAGAAATGCGCCCCCGCGGAGGAGGCGCCGCTGCACCTGGTCGAGCTTCCCGCCCCCCGTCCCGGGCGCGGCGAGCTCCTGGTCCGCGTGCTGGCCTGCGGCGTGTGCCACACGGACCTGCACACCATCGAGGGGGACCTGGGCACGGACTGGGTGCCCATCATCCCGGGGCATGAGATCATCGGTGTCGTCGAGGCGCTGGGGGAGGGGTGCGAGCGCTTCCGAATCGGCCAACGCGTGGGGCTGGCCTGGCTTCACTGGGCGTGCGGGCGGTGCCAGTTCTGCGCGGCCGGCCAGGAGAACCTGTGCGCCTCGGCGCGCTTCACCGGGCTGCACGCGAACGGCGGGTACGCGGGGCAGGCGAAGGCTCCCGAGAGCTTCGCCTATGCCGTGCCCGACGGCTTGGAGGCCGGGCAGGCGGCCCCGCTGATGTGCGCCGGCATCATCGGCTACCGAGCGCTCGCGCTCAGCGACATACGGCCTGGGGGCAGGCTCGGGCTCTACGGGTTCGGGGCCTCGGCGCACATTGCCATCCAGATTGCGCGCCATTGGGGGTGCGAGGTCTATGTGTTTACGCGCGGCGAGGAGCACAGACTCCACGCGCGCGAGCTCGGCGCGCGATGGGTGGGTGACGCGAAGGATGTGCCTCCCGAGAAGCTCGACAGCGCTATCATCTTCGCCCCCGCCGGCTGGATCATCCCGTTGGGCCTGCGCGCGCTGCGCCGCGGCGGCACCCTGGCGCTGGCGGGCATCACGATGACCGCCATCCCCGAGCTGGACTACGAGGCCGACTTGTACTACGAGCGAACGCTCCGCAGCGTCACCGCCAGCACGCGGCGGGACGGCGAGGCGCTGCTGGAGCTCGCCGCCGAGATCCCCATCCGCACCGACACAAGCACGTACCCCCTCGCCGATGCGAACAAGGCGCTCCTCGCCCTGAAGCTGCGGCAGGTGAGAGGTGCGGCGGTGCTCGTGCCCTGAGCATTCGGTTTGACAATCGCGAGGGGCGCTGCTATAATGCGGGCAACTGGGGGATTAGCTCAGTTGGGAGAGCGACAGGCTGGCAGTCTGTAGGTCAGGGGTTCGAATCCCCTATCCTCCACCACAGCAAGAGGCCGAGTCTCAGCAGCATGCGGTTGAGACTCGGCCTTTGGCGTTCTTGGGGGAGGCATGTGATGAGCCCGGGACGAGGGGGGGGCTCCTGGGGAGGGCGCTGCCGAGTGCCTGGCGGGCGCAGGCTGCCCATGCTGTATCACCCCTGTGAGGGGGAGAGTGATACAGCATGGGCAGATGGGCGAGAATGGGCGATTCTCGCGGCTCCGGCCATGCTCGCTCATCTGCGGGATGAGCAAGCATGGAAGGGGGATGGCCGGAGAGCATAAGGCGTTGCAATATAGAGGGTTATAGGGAGACCCCGCGGGCGTCGTAGCCCCCGTCACACGTCTCCAGCGGCTGCGGCGTCAGGATCGCCAAACCCTGATGAGCCAGGAATCTTGATAGCATGCCACGAGTCCCGATCGAGCCGTCATCTGTGGGCGGGATGTCCCTGACCCGCGCCGCCGTTCTTCGCGGGGCAAGGACGCGTCGCGTACCCCCCAGCCGCCTTGCGCACCGTTCGAATCAGAGTTGTGGCGAGTCATTTGGTTCGACATGGCTGCCCTTGCGCACATACTAATGATAGAAGGCACTCGGGCCAGCATGGGGATGGGGGCGCCGCGTCGCGCGGGCGAGGAGTCGGAAGAGGGGGGCGCGTTGGGCTCAAGGACGCGCAAGGGTGCGGACCTGGCCACCGGGTCCGCACCCTTCACCCACGCCCAGCGGGGCTTGCAGGGGCGACGCGGAGTATGTCTAATACCCTCCATTGGTTGCGCATGGCTTCAGTTGCGATGCCGGTGCTTGTGGCACACGGTGCACCGCTAACCGAGTGAGTGTCCAATGGTGGAGCGCGACAGCCTTTGCCCAGAGCCTTCGGCCTGGGAACTGGTGCGAGCGACCTCGGCGGGGGGGCAGGGCGCTTTTGACAGGCTGGTGCGCCGGTACACGGGGTTTCTCCGCTACGTTGTCGCGCGGCGCGCGAGCGGCTCCCGGGGCTTTCTCGACCCCGACGAGGTTGTCAACGAGACGTGGTATCAGGTGCTGCGGAGCGTGCGAAGCGCCAGGTTCGACCCCACGAAGAGCTTCGCCGCCTGGCTCTACGGAATCTGCCTCAACTGCTTGAAACAGCGGCATTTCCGCCCGCAGAGCGTGGGAGGGCCTGACGACCCGGCAGACTTATGCGCCGGGTTGACGGACGGTGCTCAGCCGCCAGACCTGGCCGTGCAGCGCCTGGAACTGCTGGCGGCTCTGCGGGACTGCCTGGAGGAGAGAACAGACCGCGAGCGGCAGACGTACTTGTTGCTCTACGTCCAGGGGTTGACCAACGTTGACGCAGCCAAGGCTCTGGGGTGCGCGGAGTCGTACGTGCGACAGAAGCTGGTGCCGCACCTGCACCGGGCGCTGCGGGCGTGCCTTGCGCGCAAAGGCTTTCGAGGCAGCGCCGTCAGCGAGCTCCCATGAGCATTGTGGTTCGAATCAGGGGCGACGGGGGACATAACTAGGGGGGACAAGGGGGCCCATGCCCGTGGATGAGCGCATGGACATTGAGGAACTGCTGAGGGAGCTGGGCGGTTTGGAGCGGTGGCTGACGGAGGGGGAGCTCCGAGGCCCGCGGTCCGGGCCGGGGCGAGCGGAGGCATCGTGCTGGCCGGCTTGGCGCATCCTTCTGTGCTGGTCGAATTCGCCCGATCTGTACGCCTCATGGTGGGCCGAGCACGGGAGGTCGTGCGAGCGGTGTTCGAGCGCACGAGAGCGCGTGCTTCGGGACGAGCGTCTGGGCACCCCCGGCGGGCACCGGATGCCGCCTCAACTGCTCCCCGTCCTCTCGGACGCCTCCTCGCCCGCCGCGTTGCCCTATGCCGCCTCCACCAACGTTCGGCCAGAAGCGTCCACGGCGGAGCTCCCTCTGGTCACCTACCACAGACTGAACGGGTCCTGTGACCCGACTCTGGAGGGCATATGGTGCGTGGCTTGGGACAACTCTCTGTTCATCATTCTTGCGGGTTCGGAGGAAGCGCTGGCCAAGTGGAAGAGGGGGGCCTCGCTGACCGATGCCGAGGGCGTGTGGCTCGGAACACTGGCGGAAGTGCGCGGGGCGGTGGTGGAACTGCTGGCCCCGGGTGGGCGCCTTGACGGGCAGCCCGTGCTCGTGTTACAGTCAGAACGTTCCGTGTCGGAACTGCGGTGCGAGGCGTTTGCCATACCGTTCCTCTTGTCGGGGAGTTTCCAGCTCCTTCCCGTGAGCGAGCATGAGACGGGGTTGCAGACGTTGATCGCCGACCTCGCCTCGCGCAACCGGCTTGGCCGGTTCCTGGCCGGCCTGCCGGAGCAGGTGGTGGAGCGCGCGGATGCGCTGACGCTGAGTTTCTACCTGCGCCTCCTCCTATGCCAAGGCCGCCTCAATAACGGCGAGAAGCGCCGCATTGCGAGGCTGGAGTGGCTGGCGCAGGATGTCAGGCAGGCTCTCGAGCCTTTCGCTGTGCCGGGTGGCCCCCAGTGACGCAAGCCGATGACAGCCTGCTCATGCCGCTGCTCTTCTACCGGCCGCACTGCGCCACCGTGCCTATCATGCGCCTGTCGCTGGTCGGGAGCGGCGACGGCGCGCCCCATCAGAGCATTCGCAAGCCGCTCGAGGTCCTGAACCAGACCTGCGCACCGGCCAACGTGAGCATCCTCGCGGAAGTCCTGCCTCAATACCAGAACCTGAGCTTCTACACGGCCTCGTTCCTCTTCCCGCCCCGGGGTGTGAACCAGTTTGTGGACGATTTCCCCGACGGGATGTCGCACCTGGCCGCGGTGCTCCTGGCGTTCTACGCGCTCGGCGCCGATGCGGCACTGCGAGGCCACGGCTTCCGCCAGAGCCTGGCGGGCTGGACGGCCAGCACGTACCCCGACAAGGGCGGGCTGCTGAAGCCTGCGGCCCACCTCCGCGAGAAGCTCGCCGCGGTCTTCGAGGAGAACGCCGAACTGGAGCGTCTGGGGTGCCGCCCCGTGGCCAAAGTGCTCCTCTCCGCAGACGACAGGGTCGCCATCGCGGAGATGCTGGGGGTTCCCGTGTCGGAGGTGGGCGACTCCGTGCCACTGGCACAGCGACACGTCGCGCCGAGCGGGCGCCCTGCACACGCTGCCGACGCCGCAGGACCTCCCCCTCTCACGCTCTACTTCGCCAGGGACTTCCCCACGGCTCTGCGGTTGGTCTTCGGTGCGGAGAACGTGCGCAAGTACAGGCAGCGGCTCGTGATGCGGACCCTCCTGGGCCGCCGCACCTGGGGCGGCGCGGCGCTGGCCGCCGCGCTGCTTGCGGTCGTCTGGCTCGCAGTCCCCTGGAGGGGGCCGCTGCACAGGGCCGAGATCGTCGCAGAAACCGGCATTCAGGCAGTGGACAGCGCCAACCGCACCCTCTGGCGGCGGGAGTTCGGCTCCCGGGTCTCCATTGTCCAGATGGCCAGGGACAGCGCCGGCCAGGTCCGCGTC
This genomic window contains:
- a CDS encoding endonuclease III, translated to MKRSARELRRLGTKAARAVEALERRFGVPAWDGPEPPLDALVRTVLSQSTSDVNSGRAFETLKARFPTWAEAYEAGPAGIERAIRCGGLARQKSVRIHKLLGWVRQRFGAFDLAAVGEMPTEAVFEMLLPLEGIGVKTIAVMLMFACGRDCFAVDTHVHRIARRVGLVPGTASAERTFHLMRALVPAGKALSFHLNLLALGRTLCRPTGPRCTECPLRPLCDYAAQRRSRRERAT
- a CDS encoding sigma-70 family RNA polymerase sigma factor, producing MVERDSLCPEPSAWELVRATSAGGQGAFDRLVRRYTGFLRYVVARRASGSRGFLDPDEVVNETWYQVLRSVRSARFDPTKSFAAWLYGICLNCLKQRHFRPQSVGGPDDPADLCAGLTDGAQPPDLAVQRLELLAALRDCLEERTDRERQTYLLLYVQGLTNVDAAKALGCAESYVRQKLVPHLHRALRACLARKGFRGSAVSELP
- a CDS encoding vWA domain-containing protein, whose product is MNRLHFAYPMVLGLIPLAVAAMALWRRRLGTVFTCATVLCLVTALARPQWSTAVYRVARLYALDTSGSVFLDTPRALDTVRRSMGDLRRGDVVGFLAFAASTLVVVPPTPRALLPPRLSLPASLPRHDATDIAAAIRAASQQLADPAFDSQIVLLTDGQATSGDAPLEAALAAERRARVFAVPLGPSNVRDARLSLLRVPTRVRVGEPFSIEVEAVATAPLEATLALSRQGAPMGPPRRITLEPGVPRRTVVQDRLDAPGTCIYTARLAVVDRCDENNAAEGIVRAEGAVRVLHLAPANNAVARLLAATPGLDLAPVAPERLDQLPVLLTGADCLVLDGVGADQVPAPIQDALRDWVRDTGAGLVALGGPSSFGPGGYTGTAIEQALPVLSSPPQRIALLVALDASGSMADAVAGRQKIAYAREAALRCLGRLGDSDLFGLLAFSHEPAVIVPLGPPPRADALARLLDGVRPHGPTELRAALERSLALLARVPAQVRHVILASDGEVTDDQAAGIRTSELKGRLAAAGVTLSALMTGHDEKAAALLRELAGASFQLIENPADLPSAFLDELRKAATGPLIRKGAFPVRAAAALEIASGVPPGILAGYLRTVAKPAAAVEWAAADPPDPVLARWQFGLGRAVAFTSTVGTDWDAPLWGAAGPAPMLQQAVRWAARPARSPGFEADLAERGEQMVLTVRAEREGRFLNGLDLVARISGPAIPARDLSLPQTAPGEYQAAFDAPLQGVYRAAIIEKGAGHRLTIDAARNYAREWETFGPNHASLEAIARAGRGELLPSLDALRTIAPREALGRLEIDWLFLAAALVLFVADVAFYVARSRRERL
- a CDS encoding YifB family Mg chelatase-like AAA ATPase, which translates into the protein MLAKVKSLGVLGIEAYPIEVECNVARGLRYLAIVGLPDTAVKESAERVQAAVTNRQYRWPLGHITINLAPADTRKEGPAYDLPIAVGLLAADEQIDAHRLADVAMVGELALDGAVRPVKGVLPMAISARDAGVGGFVVPEANAAEAAVVDGLKVYPVRTLDDALGLVTDRAILEPKTVDIASVLAQTARYDVDFADVKGQEHAKRALTVAAAGHHNVLMIGPPGSGKTMLAKRLPTILPPLTLEEALEVTKIHSVAGELPSGQALVATRPFRDPHHTASTPALVGGGSYPRPGEVSLAHKGVLFLDELPEFNRATLETLRQPIENGTITISRALMSVKFPAEVLVTASLNPCPCGNRGDPARECRCTVGQIRSYMSRVSGPLLDRIDIHIEVPRVAYRELRDRRPGASSAEMREQVIAARERQRHRFAGDHISTNARMTNRHIHRHCQLDAETESLLEQAMAQHAFSARSYTRILKVARTIADLAGEDRIRLEHVSEAIQYRSTERHYWR
- a CDS encoding helix-turn-helix transcriptional regulator, which codes for MRPSSPSGQHGTTGDSTGKREFLRAIVREVVVMGRAIELVLADLDANAETRLTLSTLPELDTTTLGGRLKKARLEAGLRQQDVARSLGVHLQCISNWENGRSRPRRLSIEEIEGAIATHRPEKAYAPSRARLSPRLRFPTP
- a CDS encoding zinc-dependent alcohol dehydrogenase family protein, producing MRAMLLEKCAPAEEAPLHLVELPAPRPGRGELLVRVLACGVCHTDLHTIEGDLGTDWVPIIPGHEIIGVVEALGEGCERFRIGQRVGLAWLHWACGRCQFCAAGQENLCASARFTGLHANGGYAGQAKAPESFAYAVPDGLEAGQAAPLMCAGIIGYRALALSDIRPGGRLGLYGFGASAHIAIQIARHWGCEVYVFTRGEEHRLHARELGARWVGDAKDVPPEKLDSAIIFAPAGWIIPLGLRALRRGGTLALAGITMTAIPELDYEADLYYERTLRSVTASTRRDGEALLELAAEIPIRTDTSTYPLADANKALLALKLRQVRGAAVLVP